The Camelina sativa cultivar DH55 chromosome 16, Cs, whole genome shotgun sequence sequence AGATCTGTTGATGGTCCATTTACTTCGAGTAGCTTGCACTTCCAGAGGACCTTTGGCTGATGCATTGCCTCATATAACTGATGAACTGCATCAGCTTGGTGTAAGTCTTTTggataatataaattttcaatatttttttctatctattaAGGGAagcttcttcattttttttccccGAAAACCCTGTtaaatagtagtatttttttaaccatttcaGATATTGTCTGAAGAAGTGTTGGATTTAGCTTCCAAATCATCTCCAGACTTTAATAGAGCCTTTGAACATGTATTCAATCAAAACATGGTGCGTATCCCTTGGCCACTTCATCGTTATAAATTCTTTATTTGAGTTTCAAGTAATGCATCTgattaattttatcttttaaggCCTCAACCAGAGTTCCTCAGTTTTGGGAGCCACCTTCTGATTCTGGCGAGCCAAAGGCCTCACTCCCCAGTTCACGGTATCTCAATGACTTTGAAGAGTTGAAACCCCTTGGTATATTCTCTATTatgcttttctttctctttctagttttaaaggttatatatatgaatgatatGACGTTAATTCCCTGTGTGAACTTGATCAAATTCAGCAGTGTCTTTGCACAATGGTTTGCAAGATGTTATTCATTAGTTATTTAGATGCGTATCAACTTCTGCAGCAAATTGTCCACCTTCTTAGCATATTCTCTGCAGTTTGTTTAGAGGAAGTAGTTTTCCTTCTCTTTGCTGAAACTCTTTGTTCGCAGGCCAAGGTGGGTTTGGCCGCGTTGTCTTGTGCAAAAATAAACTGGATGGAAGACAATATGCAATGAAGAAAATTCGACTGAAGGACAAAGAGATACCTGTCAACAATCGGATACAGCGGTAAGTGAAAAGACTGTTCACATTATCCTTGATATCTATTGGTTCATGAGTATGATGCTAAAATTGTTTCTACATGTGCTCATTATGAGGTACTCAGAGAAGTAGCAACACTTTCCCGTTTGCAGCATCAGCATGTTGTACGTTACTATCAGGTAAAGGTCTTTTTTGCTCATCTGAATTTTGTACTGAGTAATGACTATATTCAGTGAGATACCTTGATATTGGATACCACCACGTGTACATCTTGTTGTCATAAAATTTCCGCTGCTTAGTGCTATTCTTTTTGCCTATGCTCTATTTGTTAACGATATTAATTTTTCACGAAAATAGGCCTGGTTCGAAACAGGAGTTGCTGATCCTTATGGTGGCGCAAATTGGGGATCAAAAACTGCAGGGAGTTCAATGTTCAGTTACTCGGGTGCAGTGTCAACTGAAATTCCTGAGCAGGACAATAAGCTTGAGTCAACTTATCTATATATTCAAATGGAGTATTGTCCAAGGTAAAGAGTTTATAAGCCCAACCTAAACTCTTATAATTTCACCCCGCCCATATCCTGAGCTTTTGAAACTTAGATAAATCATTGGTTTTACTTAAATatgttgatttttgacattgtgAGCTGAGTTATTTCTAAGTTCCTCACTTTCTTACGCTTacttatttacatatattagtggtcgaagaaaatatatatgcaaAGTAAAATGATCTAAAATGTCCGATGTTTCTATAAAATTGCGGATCAGTGCATTTCATCTCGTTTTTATTACCTTTTAGTATTTCTGTAGTCTAGCTTTGgttgctttcttgttttctcttcttacttTTTCTGTTCATACAATGTTCAAGGACTCTCCGCCAGGTTTTTGAATCATATAATCACTTCGACAAAGATTTTGCGTGGCATTTAAGTCGCCAAATTGTAGAAGGCTTAGCTCATATCCATGGACAAGGAATAATTCATCGTGACTTTACACCGAACAATATTTTCTTTGACGCCCGAAATGATatcaaaattggggattttggtCTTGGTATGCTTCCCTACCTAATGCTATTCTTTGCTTAATTTCTTGGTATGTCTGTTGTCCACATGCTTCTCTGTGTTAGACTTAAAGCTCTTTAATAATGTAACGAAGGTAGGTTCCTTGTCATGCTGGATTTTTTGCGTTTTATCCTTCAAAAGTTTACTATGTTGTTCAAGTCTTTGAATAAAAGAATCAACCTAGTCATCTCATTGTACTGTGATTATTCGACCTGTGGAATGGAGAAAAGAAACGATGATGCATGCATTTTCTTACCTTATCAGCAAAGTTCCTGAAGCTGGAACAGTTGGATCAAGATGGGGGTGTCTCTATGGATGTGGCTGGAAGTGGGGTTGATAGTACTGGTCAAGCCGGTACTTACTTTTACACAGCACCTGAAATTGAGCAAGGTTGGCCTAAGATTGATGAAAAGGTTAGTAGCTGTTGGTGCCTTGGCTGAGTCTTATCCATAAAATGTttgtatttactttttcttctgGTCCTAaggtttttattatttcttcttATGTCTGTGTTTCTAAATGATGTTTTTAAATTGTAGGCCGACATGTATAGCTTAGGGGTTGTGTTCTTCGAACTTTGGCACCCTTTTGGAACCGCCATGGAGAGACACATTACTTTAACTAATCTGAAGCTGAAAGGGGAACTACCTCTCAAATGGGTAAATGAATTTCCCGAACAGGCTTCTCTACTGCGGCGTTTAATGTCTCCAAGTCCATCTGATCGCCCCTCTGCGACAGAACTTCTTCAGCATGCATTTCCTCCCAGAATGGAATCTGAGTTACTGGATAGTAAGTTCATTTCAGTTCTCTATTTGAGTCGATATCAAATGAACGTTCTTTGTTGTTTGGGATTTTCATCTGATCTGTGATGTTTTTCTACTATGGCTAAACAATCAATAGTCTTGTATTGTCTCCATTTCGCTGAAAAAAAATTCGTCAATTGGATGTCTGTCTGTTTAGGTCACTCGCTCCTAAAGGCTAAAGCATACAAATTACTCGAGTTGGTGTTAGTAGTGGATATGTTCacttttattttgatgacatgTTGATTCTTTCTCAAAATCATATCCTTTTTTTTCGGTCTTTTTCACCTGACATCAAGTAacccgtttcttttttttgaatttcagaTATATTAAGAATAATGCAAACTTCTGAAGATTCAAGTGTCTATGATAGAGTAGtaaatgtgatatttgatgAAGAAGTATTAGAGACGAAATTCCATCAGTCTAGTAGATCGAGACTGTGTGCAGATGATAGTTATGTTCAATACACAGAGATGGATACAGAGCTTCGTGATTATGTTGTTGAAATCACAAAGGAAGTCTTTAGGCAGCATTGTGCGAAGCATCTGGAGGTCATCCCAATGCGTTTACTTGGTGATTGTCCTCAGTTTAGCAGGTATACTTGTTTACTTGGTGCTATCCATTATCTGTCATTCAAACTAGATTTTGATCTAACTTTTATCTTCCCTCTAAAGGAAAACTGTAAAACTTTTGACCAATGGAGGAGATATGCTTGAACTATGCTATGAGCTACGACTGCCTTTTGTGCACTGGATTAACGTAAATCAGGTGCGGTTTTTCTTACGCTTATCGTTCTTCTGTTTCTGGTATGTTAAACAGAAAAGTGCTCATATAGTTGGTACGACTTTCTATTTGAGATTTTCTCTAGTGAGTTTTAGAGTCAGTTGGTAGTTAGGTCTAATTTTGAAGGAACAGATCCAGGATATTTTAATTAagaatactataatttttaagAGACTATGTAATGCTAATTACAGTTAAAGCGTACTGTCACATCATTTAAATAAAGTTTGAAATGATTTGGATTTTGCGCAAGTCATAGTCATAGTGCTTTATTTAGCTAATTTGGCACCCGTCAATTTTGCAATGCAGAAATCCTCATTCAAGCGATATGAAATATCTCATGTCTACAGGAGAGCAATTGGCCATTCTCCACCAAATCCATGTCTTCAGGTATTGTGCTCACACTTTCTGCTAAGATAAATGCTGGCCAATATAGTGTAAGATAAACTGGCTGTTTATTTTACCATTTATTTTCTCTGTCAAAAAGAGGATGTGCTCATAAATGTTTTGATTGCCAATAGGCGGACTTTGACATTGTTGGAGGCACACCGTCCCTGACGGAGGCAGAAGTCCTCAAGGTTATCATTTTATTCACGATATAAATGAAATGAAtcttctacttttatatattgagTTAATGATCATTACATGGTTTATAAGTCACACTGCCAACTTTTGGAGGAAATGTAGTGAGTGTTATGATGGTGCTTCTGGGAAACTAACGTGTAAAATGAACAATTATTTGCTTATTCTCCTGCCTTATGCATTTTGCTAGAGAGTTTGCATCTCCTGCACCGTTTTAATCCACCAACTTTTCAGGTGATAGTGGACATCACAACCCACATATTTCATCGCGGATCTTGTGACATTCATTTGAATCATGGAGATTTGCTGGATGCGATTTGGTCCTGGGCAGGAATTAAGGCAGAGCATAGACGAAAGGTTGCAGAGGTATGGTTATTGTTAGTTCAAGCCTTCAAGGATATGGGTCATTgtatcaattgttttttttcagtaTCTTGTCCAAAATCTTTTTCGTGTTTTCCAATTGAAGCTTCTTTCCATGATGGGATCCTTGCGTCCTCAGTCATCTGAGCGGAAGTTAAAATGGGTTTTCATAAGACGTCAACTTCTGCAGGTTTGAGGCTACACAATAACCTATGCGTGGTTGGCAATTATAGTAACTTGCCACATATCNNNNNNNNNNNNNNNNNNNNNNNNNNNNNNNNNNNNNNNNNNNNNNNNNNNNNNNNNNNNNNNNNNNNNNNNNNNNNNNNNNNNNNNNNNNNNNNNNNNNNNNNNNNNNNNNNNNNNNNNNNNNNNNNNNNNNNNNNNNNNNNNNNNNNNNNNNNNNNNNNNNNNNNNNNNNNNNNNNNNNNNNNNNNNNNNNNNNNNNNNNNNNNNNNNNNNNNNNNNNNNNNNNNNNNNNNNNNNNNNNNNNNNNNNNNNNNNNNNNNNNNNNNNNNNNNNNNNNNNNNNNNNNNNNNNNNNNNNNNNNNNNNNNNNNNNNNNNNNNNNNNNNNNNNNNNNNNNNNNNNNNNNNNNNNNNNNNNNNNNNNNNNNNNNNNNNNNNNNNNNNNNNNNNNNNNNNNNNNNNNNNNNNNNNNNNNNNNNNNNNNNNNNNNNNNNNNNNNNNNNNNNNNNNNNNNNNNNNNNNNNNNNNNNNNNNNNNNNNNNNNNNNNNNNNNNNNNNNNNNNNNNNNNNNNNNNNNNNNNNNNNNNNNNNNNNNNNNNNAATTGAAGCTTCTTTCCATGATGGGATCCTTGCGTCCTCAGTCATCTGAGCGGAAGCTAAAATGGGTTTTCATAAGACGTCAACTTCTGCAGGTTTGAGGCTACACAATAACCTATGCGTGGTTGGGAGTCACATATTTATAGTATAGTCTTCTATGTCTTACTCGGAATCTCCTGCTTAACAGGAGTTGAAGTTACCTGAAGCTGTTGTCAATAGACTGCAGACTGTTGCTTCAAGGTTTTGTGGAGCTGCAGATCAAGCACTTCCTCGTTTAAGAGGGGCGCTACGTGCTGGTACGATCTAACTCTTTCCCTAAACTTTTGAACCAGATTGTTATTGGTTTCATTTTGCTGCAGATAGACCTACACGTAAAGCACTAGATGAGTTGTCAAACCTCTTAACCTACCTGAGAGTCTGGAGGATAGAAGAGCATGTTCATATTGATGTTCTGATGCCACCTACTGAAAGTTATCACCGGAATTTGTTTTTTCAGGTACAAGTGAATGTGGGGATTCTTTGGGTCTTTGTTAGGTTTTTGGATGTTTAATAGCTGAATGTGTTGCTTATAGTGATCGGTATGCTTATTCGGGAAACAGGCGAAGAGATTGTTCTTTATAAATGATTAGTGGATGTTAGCTTGTTGTTGATTCTGATTAGAGTTCTTCATAAAAGAGGAATTAAAAAGTTCGAAATTTATTCTCATACAATTAGCTCTTGAATGGTGAAACCCTGTTTATCAGTAGACTGTTGTAGCATGCAGTTTGATATCATCCttttttacaatataatttgCTATGGTGATTTTAATATCTCTGAACTCCATACAAATTTTTGCTAGGTTTTCTTAACCAAAGAAAATAGCTCTGGGACATCTAATGATGGCGTTTTACTTGCTGTTGGTGGTCGTTATGATTTTTTGGTGCAGGAAGTGTGTGATCGTGAATATGTAAGTTCTTTCCACATAGTTTCATATCTGAGAAGTTAAGATATCTAGCATTTATTATGATTACTAATGTTAAGAAGAAATTTGAAGGCTTTCGCCTCTTTATTCACTTAAAAAAGATACTTGTTTGGTCTCAGTGTATGAACTGTAAACCGAGAAGAGAAATTGATCTTTATCCTCTTATCCACTGGTGTCAATGTGAAATGGTAAAAcaaggttttgtgtttttgtctgTCATTGAATCCAGAAAATGAATCTCCCTGGCGCTGTTGGCGTTAGTCTTGCACTGGAGACAATATTTCAGCATCTTCCTATGGATCTAAGGCCTATTAGGTTCGTTGTTCCTTCTGAATCCCTTTCATGATCTAAAATGGAAACACCTTTGTTGATATGTATTGAACTTGCAGAAATGAAGTCAGCACCAGTGTACTTGTTTGTTCAAGAGGAGGTGGCGGTTTACTGTCCCAACGCATGGAGCTAGTTGCGGAACTATGGGAAAAAAGTATTAAGGTGAAAgctttaatatgttttgttcatagatTTGTTTGGATAATAATCAATTTGTGTTACATCTAACAACATGTCCGTGTATGCATTGATAGGCTGAGTTTGTTCCAACACCTGATCCAAGTCTTACAGAGCAGTATGAATATGCAAACGAACATGAAATCAAATGTCTGGTGATCATCACAGAGTCTGGAGTGGCTGAAAGTCAAATAGAGTTTGTAAAGGTAAGAAATACAACATTTTAACTATTGAAGAGATCCGTGAAAAATGACCCTGAGATTTGTGGTTTGTAGGTTCGGCACCTTGAATCGAAGAGGGAGAAAGTGGTAGAAAGAGAACAACTTGTCAGATTTCTGCTGAGTGCAATGGCTGTCCAATTTAGAAACCCCTCTGTTTGGAGCTAAAGAGAGTAAAGAAAGCGCCACTTTTGTTTCCACTTTGtgcttgaaaaaaatattatttgtcgTCGCTCTGAGTCACAAgtttatatcattttcaattttttttaatgtaaaattacaatcttatattcttatgttcatatatatatggtatcgTTTATTTACATTCATTTGCCTACACTAGTTCAACTTCAACCTCTCAATAAAACTATCTTTTCTccatgtaattatttaattgttggcaataataaatcataaatggcATAATGTCTTTCAAAAGCATAGATGAGGGGAAGCTTTTAGAAGTAAAAATTTCATAATCGTagcatttgtatttttttttgtttctgctaTCTCCGTTGCCCGGATTTGTATGACCGGTTTGAGCTTTTGTCTCTTCTGTTCTTGAGGTCTTGTAAGATATTttgcttttaagttttaataatgAATTCTTGCGAGAAGGTAAAATGGCATTATCTCTCACAAGTGAAAAGACTAATAATTTTTATCGAAATGCGTGAAGCAAAGAGCCCGtatagctcagtggtagagcgtCAGTCTTGTAAACTGAAGGTCCGTAGTTCGATCCTGCGTGTGGgcactttttaatttttttcctttccttttaGTGACTTGTTGTATTTGATTGTTAACTTTGTTCAGTGCAAACATAGACACTATCGAGGACTtggtctcaactctcaaggGAAGATCACTTATACAAAAAAGAACTTGGTAATAATTAGTTAAGAAAAATTTCATACATTCTTCCTTGAAGAGAGTCTCTCTGCCTCTTAGTTACATTCCTGCCTTAAGGAACACACATTATACATCAGAGtaaaataacttatatatatatatgtgtcatttttactaaaaaacttgagaaaacactttttttttttcagaaattatGATGCAAGAATAGGCTCTGTCCAGGAGAAGCTGGCCCTATCTCTTCCTCAAGACTCCTCAAGACTTCTTGTTGTTTCCTCccttcatcctcctcctccactacATCTTCTTCAGAGGCCGATGATTTCCTCCTCTGCGATGATGTCACACTTGGGAAAGTTATCCATGATCCGCCTCTAAATTCCGTGTTCTCGGAACCAGACCTTTTTGAACCGATCCTCCATGACTTCTTGTGCATTCTACTGCTCCCAAGCACTACTTCAGTTGGTAATATTGGCTGCTCGCTGCTCGGGTTCCCCATTAGCTGTGCAAGCGCTCGTTCCAATGCTGTTGTCACTTTATCCATCGACGGTCTATCTTTCCCTCTCATCCTCACGCATTTGCAAGCCACGCTCACGATTCTTTTCAAAGCTTCAATTTCAGATGGATGTTTCAAGACCGGGTCCAAGAGTGCGTTTATATCTCCTGCTTTGATCAAAGGAACCGCCCACTCTACTATGTTCCCTTCTTCGTAGTGCATGTCTATGGCTTTTCTTCCACTTAGGATCTCTAGAAGCAGGACTCCAAAGCTGTACACATCGGATTTGGTTGTGAGATAGTGCAGTCGATAGTACTCGGGATCGAGGTAACCGAGAGTTCCTGCTGGTAGTTCTGCCAAAGGAGAGCCACTATCAACAGGACCAagtaaggagagaccaaaatcAGCTACTCGAGcattgtgttcttcatctataaGAATGTTTGATGATTTAATATCCCGGTGAATCACGGGAGGGCAGGCGTAACCATGCAAGTATTCGATTCCTCTAGCAGCTTGGACAGCAATCGTTACTCGTTTGACCCAATCTAGTTGTTCTTTCAAGGCCTTGTTCTTTCCATGAAGATGGTTGTGCAGTGAGCCGTGTGCCATAAACTCATAAACCAGAAGCCTTTCTCCACCTTCTTCGCAGTATCCGAGAAGGCTGAGAAGATGAGCATGGTTGAGTCTTGATAACAGATCAAGCTCCGTGCGAAACTCATTTGAGTTCTTCTGTTTGTCTGATGACATTATCGCTTTCTTCAACGCAACAGTGGTTCCATCTCTCAGTACACCTTTGTACACACATGAGAAACTCCCTTTCCCCACTATTGACTCTTCTTTGAATCCATCGGCAGCCTTTTCAAGTTCCTCATAAGTGAAAACTCGAGCCCTTCTGCGCTTTTGCAGCTCATCAAGATCAGGACGGATTTTGCCATTATCTTTCGTAAAGGCTGAATCTTTAGAAGACCTTGTATCATTTTCTGAGCACCTACAATGCCTCAGTCTGTAACGAATGTATAAAACCGCTGTTATCGAGACAACTGCTACCAAAAAGAGAGCAAAGCCAATCTCTGCAGTTGCAATAGGTAGCTGCAGTGACCAGAATTTTCCTCTTGCCTTGCCCCCACTAGTAGACGCAGAAGAGCAGTTTGAAGAGCATTCAGTTGAGAAGCAACTCGAGCAGTTATAAAGACAAACCTGATCAGATCTCTCCGTGCATTCGCTTTTCTGATACATTTCAGTAGGGCAGTTCGGACTACATGGCAAGCAAATGTGAGAGCCAGGCACTTTGCAAGGCGAGTTGTCTTGGTTACTGAGTTCATGAGTTCCTGGTGGACAAGGAGTGTTTATACAGAGTCCCCGTGAGACAGCTAAAGGGATAGAAGCAGGGAAACCAAGACCCCAACAAACAGGTGACATAGAAGtccctgagagaactccacaagTGAAGTAATTCCCTGCTGCAAGATCATAAAAGCCTATACCTTTAGGAGCAGGTGTACTCCGATTAACGAAAAAACCCCAGCAAACCGCACTATGATCATAACGTTTGATTCCACAAGCATAAAACTTTCCACCAACCACTGCCAAGAGTGGCTCTTTTGGTGGTAAATTAAGAATCTGTTCCCCTGTCGACGTCCCTGAGATCTCCTCTTCGAACTCAAAGCTCTTTCCCCAACAGAGCACTCTCGAATTCAACCCGTCAAGAATGCCACAGACATGGTATCCACCAGctgcaattttctgaaactttgTTTCCTTTGGGATTAAACTGATTACTTGGCTGCTGTTCTCGTCGCCCCAACAGAAAACAGACTTATCTTTGGAGGACAGCCCGCAGTTGAACTCGGCGCCAGCCGAGAGAGAATGTATCTGCTTACCAAAGACAAAGTTTCTGGTCATATTATATCCCCAACAATcaacaagggaagaagaagaaacgttgCTGCTCTGTCTTCTTCCCACNTATTCGATTCCTCTAGCAGCTTGGACAGCAATCGTTACTCGTTTGACCCAATCTAGTTGTTCTTTCAAGGCCTTGTTCTTTCCATGAAGATGGTTGTGCAGTGAGCCGTGTGCCATAAACTCATAAACCAGAAGCCTTTCTCCACCTTCTTCGCAGTATCCGAGAAGGCTGAGAAGATGAGCATGGTTGAGTCTTGATAACAGATCAAGCTCCGTGCGAAACTCATTTGAGTTCTTCTGTTTGTCTGATGACATTATCGCTTTCTTCAACGCAACAGTGGTTCCATCTCTCAGTACTCCTTTGTACACACATGAGAAACTCCCTTTCCCCACTATTGACTCTTCTTTGAATCCATCGGCAGCCTTTTCAAGTTCCTCATAAGTGAAAACTCGAGCCCTTCTGCGCTTTTGCAGCTCATCAAGATCAGGACGGATTTTGCCATTATCTTTCGTAAAGGCTGAATCTTTAGAAGACCTTGTATCNNNNNNNNNNNNNNNNNNNNNNNNNNNNNNNNNNNNNNNNNNNNNNNNNNNNNNNNNNNNNNNNNNNNNNNNNNNNNNNNNNNNNNNNNNNNNNNNNNNNNNNNNNNNNNNNNNNNNNNNNNNNNNNNNNNNNNNNNNNNNNNNNNNNNNNNNNNNNNNNNNNNNNNNNNNNNNNNNNNNNNNNNNNNNNNNNNNNNNNNNNNNNNNNNNNNNNNNNNNNNNNNNNNNNNNNNNNNNNNNNNNNNNNNNNNNNNNNNNNNNNNNNNNNNNNNNNNGGCTGATAAGATTGCATCAGAAGCCCACACATAAACCCATCTCCACCCGTTAAACCGATGAACTGGAAGTGAGCAGGAGTCCCATAGAGGATCGCTGAGTTTGATCCGTAGCAAACCACAAGATGAGACCCATCAGATTTCAGACCACATAATACAGAACCACCTTCTCCGTAGGAAATTGCAATTGGAGACATTGAACCAAGAGCTGAAGCAAGCTGCCATATACTAGTGAAAAGCACAAGCTTTACAAGGAGAGTCCATTCCCTTGCTCTCCTTTCGAACATTCTCATTCTTAGCTACTTTTCGAAGTCAACCCAAACGCTTCTTAGCTACTTACTGCGTTCACTTTCTGAGACATTCCATAGATTGACTAAAGAGTGTGACCCTTGATTGGTAAAAAGCAAACCAGTCACCACAAAACTGTGATCTTTAGGACGAGACTGCAATCAAGGGCATGCAAcatatgaaagaaaagaaatttctAGCAATGAGAGCTGAATTAGTGTCGAAGAAACAAAGGAACGAGAAGCAAGACAGACTCCGAAGATTTAGGAAACAAAGTAGGAAAATTCAGACAACCAATGTCAAAGAAGGACCTCTCTTGGCTCTCTGTTCTTCTGCAgcggaaaacaaaaagaaacttacCCCTTTCAAGATCTCAGACCGCAAAGTAATAACATCATAACATCTTCAAAGACCCTTTTTAATAAAGCTAAGCTTCTCCAAaaatttcctatttttttttgttttgtttttttttgccgaCTAAAGAAGTGTAGAGAGAGGAATTGAGTGGTGAAAATGGGAGCTAGAGTTATACATTAAGCAGTAGCTCATGAAAATCTTGAGAAAcccagagagaagagagaagatagaAGAGAGAGACATTGGAGCTGCTTATCACAGAGAGTCATGTAGTACTGAGATTGCATTAAATGCGACCAAAACTGCTGCTTCTGAATAATGGCAAATGTAGGTGACGCCATTTAATATAAAGAGTTAATGTTAccaaattttttcttcttgctttctcgttttacgtttttatttattCGAAATTTTCCCCAATCTTCCCAAATTTCTGCAATCTAACCCCAAAAAAGTTTTATGTCAAGTTTCCATCTCTATGCACATTGGAGTTAACACAAGAGAATCTAAAGCTTCCTTTTTTCTAATGGGGTGTCTTTTACTTGCGCCGTTGCCGTCGGTGTTTGGTTTTGAGCAAACCGAAACATTAGAACTATctttaatcttaaaaatatacAACAAATAAGTAAATGGTTTGTGAGGTTTcatgcacttatttttttttttaaagttcaacTCTGTTTCTCGAGACACAAACAtcctcttttgtcttcttcctcttcatctcctTGTGCCCCTCAAAAGAAATGTTTTGTCCTCTTTAGGCTCAAGATTTCAAACACACGCACAAGAGACCAAAATTGAAAATCTTGAGTTGACTCAATTCATATGTTCTTCCTACTGAAAGTTGAAAAATTCTGAAGTTGTTGACTTGAGGGCCTCAAGTTCAGATTCTAaaagggtgtgaatggttgcagcggttggTACGGACAAATCTGTGTGTGGAGTGGatcgttttttatttaccattcagcaAATGTAGTACGCAATGGCGCGGTCCAAATAAAGTAGAGATAAGACCGCAACAGACCAACTGCAGACCGCTTTTACATACACATAGAGTTGGTCCGCAACGGTCTGAAATCTGCCTTAAAAATGGAGCGGTCCAGACCGCAGATGGATTTGACCGCCCTaaccgcagttaccattcaaaccctaAGAATAACAACTGTCCAGTCACGTGCTACTCACATGCTAACGAAAAGGGTCCATATTTTACTTACTACTTTGCAGACCTGACTGAGACACACAAAGTCTATTCTTACACTAAAAAATTTCCTCATTTATTAACAATCAACAATGTGAAGTATAAAAAGACATGATTTTCTTCATATGTTGTGTAAACAGGAGCTTCTCTCTTTAGAACTATGTGGCGAGTATACATGATAACACCATCATATGTTTTCGAGGATGTTACTCCAACATGTTTCATTCCTTACAGTCAGACCCTTTGCTTCTATTCAACAACACGGTGTATGCAACATTGGTCTATAAGCTAGTCTCATACATTGGTCTATGAATGAATTTGATATGTATAACAACATAGAATTGCGTTTACAGccttgaaacaaacaaaatagacGAAACCAAAAAGAATTGCATACTGACCTAAAACTGACTTCTCCCTAGGTCACTGGCTCACTGCAAAATCCTTCAGTAATAATCGACCCAATGTTTTTAATGGAATCTCCATGTACTTGATGTCCTAAGTGCAAGCCAACAACCAAAAATTACTTTTCATATAGCTTCATTACTTTTTGTTGTATCACTCATATGTTTATAGAGAGAGCACAAAATCATACCTCATAAAAAAAGCAGCAGAAGAAACCACTTGGTCAGAGGAAAGGCCATTTCTTGACTATCTCTACATCATGTATATAGCCATTCTCCTATTACTTGAACAATATTATACAATATAATAGATGCTTTCATTTCATACAAGTCACTCTGACCGCGCCTGCTCACTTAAAACTTCACTCTT is a genomic window containing:
- the LOC104749421 gene encoding eIF-2-alpha kinase GCN2 isoform X2 codes for the protein MGRSSKKKKKRGGSGRRGQLKDHGSNDDEDNELLSEEITALTAIFQEDCKIVSGSGSPPQIVIKLRPYSKDMGYEDIDISAMLLVRCLPGYPYKSPKLQITPEQGLTIADAEKLLSLLEDQANSNAREGRVMIFNLVEAAQEFLSEILPESHDEESVPSLTAHRSAQFIEQPMLSNKAKSCSGGPFVYGFIDLFSGLEDARNWSLTPDENRGIVSSVKSHPLDASRILHEKPDKNLKRFEDHAKEEVALPAPIAKLNTVQEDNVDDTSISSFESSKSSDDVESGIFQNQKKESNLQDDTAEGDTTEDDSSNSESESLGSWSSDSLAQDQVPQISKKDLLMVHLLRVACTSRGPLADALPHITDELHQLGILSEEVLDLASKSSPDFNRAFEHVFNQNMASTRVPQFWEPPSDSGEPKASLPSSRYLNDFEELKPLGQGGFGRVVLCKNKLDGRQYAMKKIRLKDKEIPVNNRIQREVATLSRLQHQHVVRYYQAWFETGVADPYGGANWGSKTAGSSMFSYSGAVSTEIPEQDNKLESTYLYIQMEYCPRTLRQVFESYNHFDKDFAWHLSRQIVEGLAHIHGQGIIHRDFTPNNIFFDARNDIKIGDFGLAKFLKLEQLDQDGGVSMDVAGSGVDSTGQAGTYFYTAPEIEQGWPKIDEKADMYSLGVVFFELWHPFGTAMERHITLTNLKLKGELPLKWVNEFPEQASLLRRLMSPSPSDRPSATELLQHAFPPRMESELLDNILRIMQTSEDSSVYDRVVNVIFDEEVLETKFHQSSRSRLCADDSYVQYTEMDTELRDYVVEITKEVFRQHCAKHLEVIPMRLLGDCPQFSRKTVKLLTNGGDMLELCYELRLPFVHWINVNQKSSFKRYEISHVYRRAIGHSPPNPCLQADFDIVGGTPSLTEAEVLKVIVDITTHIFHRGSCDIHLNHGDLLDAIWSWAGIKAEHRRKVAELLSMMGSLRPQSSERKLKWVFIRRQLLQELKLPEAVVNRLQTVASRFCGAADQALPRLRGALRADRPTRKALDELSNLLTYLRVWRIEEHVHIDVLMPPTESYHRNLFFQVFLTKENSSGTSNDGVLLAVGGRYDFLVQEVCDREYKMNLPGAVGVSLALETIFQHLPMDLRPIRNEVSTSVLVCSRGGGGLLSQRMELVAELWEKSIKAEFVPTPDPSLTEQYEYANEHEIKCLVIITESGVAESQIEFVKVRHLESKREKVVEREQLVRFLLSAMAVQFRNPSVWS